The Mercenaria mercenaria strain notata chromosome 10, MADL_Memer_1, whole genome shotgun sequence genome contains a region encoding:
- the LOC123561613 gene encoding protein Flattop homolog isoform X2, with product MSLHFSANQYDKPFKPNLLQNWEVPRQYRERPRAFVGFTQIIANDKGHLMPGVKRSRESPWGTFVGTWDMPLKIPGNTMTNSTARTENAMMRLDRIKTDGDIVLKGKLKQCKVPSPLPVKQDKEADKNLPPKAAVAEIKLGGSGNGVRSGAMNPEPISTVGIPASPGIKTPVKPCTPNIDWPRPASQGSRAKSASPNLAPHKSPLPAIQPMAPGTPSKAEFKWPSPRAEQEPVPA from the exons ATGTCTCTGCACTTCAGTGCCAATCAG TATGACAAACCGTTCAAGCCTAATCTCCTCCAAAACTGGGAGGTACCTAGGCAATACAGAGAG aGACCAAGAGCATTTGTAGGATTCACACAGATTATTGCAAATGATAAAGGTCATCTGATGCCAGGGGTGAAAAGGTCAAGGGAGTCACCGTGGGGTACTTTTGTTGGTACATGGGATATGCCTTTGAAGATTCCAG GAAACACCATGACAAATTCCACAGCTCGTACAGAAAATGCAATGATGAGATTAGATAGAATTAAAACAGATGGAGATATAGTACTTAAAGGAAAATTAAAACAGTGCAAG GTACCCTCGCCTTTACCTGTAAAACAGGACAAAGAAGCAGACAAAAATCTTCCACCAAAGGCAGCGGTAGCTGAAATAAAGTTGGGTGGCAGCGGAAATGGTGTACGTTCTGGTGCCATGAACCCAGAACCCATATCTACAGTCGGGATTCCTGCCTCACCCGGTATAAAAACACCCGTAAAACCCTGCACACCAAATATTGACTGGCCGAGACCAGCTTCACAAGGAAGTCGTGCAAAATCTGCAAGTCCAAACTTGGCCCCCCACAAATCTCCACTTCCTGCAATTCAACCTATGGCTCCAGGCACACCGTCCAAAGCAGAGTTTAAATGGCCCTCACCTCGTGCAGAGCAGGAACCAGTGCCtgcataa
- the LOC123561613 gene encoding protein Flattop homolog isoform X1: MSLHFSANQYDKPFKPNLLQNWEVPRQYREKMIIKGMSDCRPRAFVGFTQIIANDKGHLMPGVKRSRESPWGTFVGTWDMPLKIPGNTMTNSTARTENAMMRLDRIKTDGDIVLKGKLKQCKVPSPLPVKQDKEADKNLPPKAAVAEIKLGGSGNGVRSGAMNPEPISTVGIPASPGIKTPVKPCTPNIDWPRPASQGSRAKSASPNLAPHKSPLPAIQPMAPGTPSKAEFKWPSPRAEQEPVPA, encoded by the exons ATGTCTCTGCACTTCAGTGCCAATCAG TATGACAAACCGTTCAAGCCTAATCTCCTCCAAAACTGGGAGGTACCTAGGCAATACAGAGAG AAAATGATTATCAAGGGAATGAGCGACTGT aGACCAAGAGCATTTGTAGGATTCACACAGATTATTGCAAATGATAAAGGTCATCTGATGCCAGGGGTGAAAAGGTCAAGGGAGTCACCGTGGGGTACTTTTGTTGGTACATGGGATATGCCTTTGAAGATTCCAG GAAACACCATGACAAATTCCACAGCTCGTACAGAAAATGCAATGATGAGATTAGATAGAATTAAAACAGATGGAGATATAGTACTTAAAGGAAAATTAAAACAGTGCAAG GTACCCTCGCCTTTACCTGTAAAACAGGACAAAGAAGCAGACAAAAATCTTCCACCAAAGGCAGCGGTAGCTGAAATAAAGTTGGGTGGCAGCGGAAATGGTGTACGTTCTGGTGCCATGAACCCAGAACCCATATCTACAGTCGGGATTCCTGCCTCACCCGGTATAAAAACACCCGTAAAACCCTGCACACCAAATATTGACTGGCCGAGACCAGCTTCACAAGGAAGTCGTGCAAAATCTGCAAGTCCAAACTTGGCCCCCCACAAATCTCCACTTCCTGCAATTCAACCTATGGCTCCAGGCACACCGTCCAAAGCAGAGTTTAAATGGCCCTCACCTCGTGCAGAGCAGGAACCAGTGCCtgcataa
- the LOC123560315 gene encoding toll-like receptor 4, which produces MVAITDFLLVGLAILSTNGISGWHTPEPGTQEIFNYEFFPKMQHRFTMSDIHSQKDRCYWLQACICRDESGYTNGSYKLMVNCTQSGLKDVPWFIPNTTTVLTLDGNLIQKIKPGVFKNLIHLKYLDLSDNIVDTLSKGVFEGLKNLLTLEISGNKIRYDNPSLSRAVFKPLKKLVRLNLHQNLNSVDKNEKYPTKALSHLVYLKHLLIDGIESENISNAFSFMTNLKTLELSSEYGRCNLKEITATMFKNLKDITDLRISNCSLNYVEKGSFSGMKSLTNLDLSYNEILHFKSLANVTYGLQGKNITDLKLVKIHETYGDCTRIEADHLAYFKDVQVDNVYLDNNRLAYVSEDAVQNIPRSIHKLSVTNNMLLAGEYIHKIFEKSVFQNLRYLTMAEQNMNYDALKFFNNKSRHMLKSITGASSYSESASEDNAVRKYEQVRQSILPNNTLDKETLPFCANCYLQDIRYDIILYFPADLKDLDFSGLRIRNELKNICICEPNSLMRINLERNIFWNWQGPIGGLSNLLNLKLSWNSCDNLSKDVFDQMTSLIELNLTRNFIERFLREDTEGRIFKYLKNLSYLLLADNKLRYLPPKLFQGLVSLKGLDLSYNFLTHINVKFDPSAPLHYIDLNNNLLSKIGPNIRQKYDDVAKLNISFKIFYLDLSNNKLSCTCNDTEFIAWVSRTNTFFIDFNAYTCTYKNGKRKKLALASMLYQELLKDCADYTVLIILACSGLFLFLIVITGGIIYRYRWDLRYFYYSIKLRMNGHTLLINQNDERAYKYDAFVSYASENARFVKNDVVPELEDTRQLQLLVHDRDFRAGEFVNDNIMQAITTSRKTLILMSKDFLKSEWCIFEMNMARMEAIKTGRNVVCLVMLEEVPVAGLPLEIMDIIRQQTYLELPANADHMDMFWDRVQNALIN; this is translated from the coding sequence ATGGTGGCAATTACAGACTTTCTGCTGGTTGGTCTCGCAATTTTATCGACAAATGGTATATCAGGTTGGCATACACCTGAGCCAGGTACGCAGGAGATCTTCAACTACGAGTTCTTTCCTAAAATGCAACATAGATTCACTATGTCAGACATACATAGCCAGAAAGATCGTTGTTATTGGTTACAAGCTTGCATATGTCGAGACGAATCTGGATACACAAATGGTTCGTACAAATTAATGGTTAATTGCACACAAAGTGGTCTAAAGGACGTTCCTTGGTTCATTCCTAACACAACAACTGTTCTCACACTTGATGGAAActtgatacaaaaaatcaaaccgGGAGTTTTCAAGAACTTAATCCATCTAAAATACCTCGATTTATCAGATAACATTGTGGACACACTCAGCAAAGGTGTGTTTGAAggacttaaaaatcttcttacaCTTGAAATTAGTGGGAACAAAATACGTTACGATAACCCTTCTTTATCACGTGCCGTTTTCAAACCGCTTAAAAAACTTGTACGTTTAAATCTGCACCAAAATTTAAACAGcgttgataaaaatgaaaaatatccgACAAAGGCATTATCTCATCTAGTGTATTTGAAGCATCTTTTGATTGATGGTATagaatctgaaaatatttcaaatgctttttcGTTTATGACGAATTTAAAGACACTTGAACTGAGCAGCGAATATGGTAGGtgcaatttgaaagaaataactgCCACTATGTTTAAGAACTTAAAAGATATTACTGATTTAAGAATCAGTAACTGTAGCCTAAACTATGTTGAGAAAGGAAGTTTTTCTGGAATGAAAAGTTTAACCAACCTTGACTTGTCATACAACGAGATATTGCATTTTAAAAGCTTAGCTAATGTAACATATGGCTTACAAGGAAAGAACATTACAGACCTGAAACTGGTGAAAATACACGAAACGTACGGGGACTGTACTCGAATAGAAGCTGACCATCTTGCCTATTTTAAAGATGTACAAGTAGATAATGTATACCTAGACAACAACCGCCTAGCTTATGTGAGCGAGGACGCCGTGCAGAATATCCCTAGAAGCATACACAAACTTTCTGTAACAAATAATATGCTTCTAGCTGGCGAATACATACACAAGATATTTGAGAAATCGGTTTTTCAGAACCTGAGGTACCTTACCATGGCTGAGCAAAACATGAACTATGACGCCCTTaagttttttaataataaatcaaGACACATGTTGAAATCAATAACTGGTGCATCTAGTTACTCTGAATCAGCGTCCGAAGACAATGCAGTTAGAAAATATGAACAAGTACGTCAAAGTATTTTACCAAATAACACGTTAGACAAGGAGACGCTTCCTTTTTGTGCCAACTGTTACTTACAGGATATCCGTTATGACATTATTCTATATTTTCCTGCAGACTTGAAGGACCTGGATTTCAGTGGACTACGAATTAGAAACGAACTGAAAAACATTTGCATTTGTGAACCGAACTCACTGATGAGAATCAATTTAGAAAGGAATATATTCTGGAATTGGCAAGGGCCAATCGGtggactttcaaatttgttaaaCCTAAAACTTTCCTGGAATTCATGTGACAACTTGTCTAAGGATGTTTTCGATCAGATGACAAGTTTGATTGAATTGAATCTAACGCGAAATTTTATTGAGCGCTTTTTAAGAGAAGACACTGAAGGACGTATtttcaaatacttgaaaaatCTCAGTTATTTGTTGTTAGCTGATAACAAGCTTCGATACCTTCCACCAAAATTATTTCAAGGTTTAGTTTCACTGAAGGGTCTTGATTTGTCTTACAACTTCTTAACGCATATAAACGTAAAGTTTGATCCTTCCGCACCTCTGCACTACATAGACTTAAACAACAATCTATTATCCAAAATTGGTCCAAACATTAGGCAGAAATATGACGATGTCGCAAAACTGAACATTTCCTTCAAAATCTTCTATCTTGACCTTTCTAACAATAAGCTTTCCTGTACATGCAACGACACTGAATTTATAGCATGGGTTTCACGCACAAATACCTTTTTCATAGATTTCAATGCATATACTTGTACATATAAAAATGGTAAGCGGAAAAAGTTGGCGTTGGCATCGATGTTATATCAGGAGTTGCTGAAGGACTGTGCTGATTATACTGTGTTGATTATACTTGCCTGTTCAGGACTTTTTTTGTTCCTAATCGTTATCACTGGTGGTATCATATACCGATATAGATGGGATCTGAGGTATTTCTATTACTCCATCAAACTTAGAATGAACGGACATACTCTATTGATCAATCAAAATGATGAGAGAGCATACAAATATGACGCGTTCGTTTCATATGCAAGTGAAAATGCTAGATTTGTGAAGAACGATGTAGTGCCTGAACTTGAAGATACACGTCAACTTCAGCTTTTGGTGCATGATCGAGATTTTAGAGCGGGCGAATTTGTCAATGACAACATCATGCAAGCGATAACAACCTCACGTAAGACACTGATTCTAATGAGTAAGGACTTTCTAAAGAGCGAATGGTGTATCTTTGAAATGAATATGGCAAGAATGGAAGCTATAAAGACTGGAAGAAATGTCGTCTGCTTGGTAATGTTAGAAGAAGTACCTGTTGCAGGGTTACCCTTGGAGATCATGGACATTATACGACAACAAACATACCTTGAACTACCAGCAAACGCAGATCACATGGACATGTTTTGGGACAGAGTGCAAAATGCTTTGATAAACTGA